Proteins co-encoded in one Aspergillus fumigatus Af293 chromosome 6, whole genome shotgun sequence genomic window:
- a CDS encoding mitochondrial 54S ribosomal protein uL6m, translating to MSNLLPQSCLRQLTRSPLRQTSLPLFLAPAYTHPLRTQCFSTTSPTQSRVGGAPISIPPEVSLKFVDLPQTQVRGRSKEVPKTAIEVKGPLGELTLNIPPFVEVTHDETLRKASLTVQDPSIAHQRAMWGTMRAHLQNYVLGVSEGHICILSLVGVGYRASIESTATTVEPEYPGQQFVSLKVGYSHPIELGVPKGVKASTPQPTRILLEGVDKNVVTQFAAEIREWRKPEPYKGKGIFVNGETIRLKAKKIR from the exons ATGTCGAATCTTCTCCCCCAGAGCTGCTTGAGGCAGCTTACACGGAGCCCTCTACGGCAGACCAGTCTCCCTCTTTTCCTCGCTCCAGCGTACACCCACCCGCTGCGGACACAATGTTTTTCAACCACTTCTCCGACGCAATCGCGAGTAGGCGGCGCTCCGATCTCGATACCACCAGAGGTTTCCTTGAAGTTTGTCGACCTGCCTCAGACTCAGGTACGAGGCCGATCAAAGGAAGTTCCTAAGACTGCAATTGAGGTCAAGGGTCCTCTGG GCGAATTAACCCTGAACATCCCTCCATTCGTTGAGGTTACACACGATGAAACACTCCGTAAAGCCAGTTTGACTGTTCAAGACCCCTCGATTGCCCATCAACGTGCTATGTGGG GAACTATGCGGGCCCATCTGCAGAACTACGTACTTGGAGTATCGGAAGGGCATATTTGCATTTTGAGTCTGGTCGGTGTCGGTTACAGAGCGAGCATCGAGTCTACAGCAACTACAGTGGAACCTGAATATCCAGGCCAACAATTCGTCTCTCTCAAGGTTGGATATTCCCATCCTATTGAGCTCGGTGTTCCGAAGGGAGTCAAGGCCAGCACACCGCAGCCTACTCGTATTCTGCTTGAGGGAGTCGACAAAAACGTTGTGACACAATTCGCGGCGGAAATCAGAGAATGGCGGAAGCCAGAGCCTTACAAGGGCAAGGGTATTTTTGTGAACGGAGAGACAATCAGACTGAAGGCCAAGAAGATTCGGTGA
- a CDS encoding 3'(2'),5'-bisphosphate nucleotidase — MGPRSINTDDCCSVRRSSFSIFSCLVLCSTLLLGVSIIFKTPPRIFASLPAASSSPNYTHTANMSYQQERYIAELAVQRATLLTQKVFHEKAKGTVSKDDKSPVTIGDFGAQALIIQALRKNFPNDEIVAEEEANSLREDKALSAEIWRLVKDIRLGDNESNELLGGLLPSEDAMLDIIDQGKSAGGPKGRIWALDPIDGTKGFLRGGQYAVCLGLIEDGDVKVGAIGCPNLPVDDSVAMTASIGVDQTDGAGMGVLFSAIKGQGSISRPLSNGALAESKPISMRPVPDIKQAVFCEGVEAAHSAQGDNAAVAQLLGITSPSVRLDSQAKYCSIARGAGDIYLRLPVRKDYQEKIWDHAAGDLIVREAGGQVTDIYGQRLDFSKGRTLAANKGVVAAPEAIQDQVISAVKTVLKL, encoded by the coding sequence ATGGGTCCTCGGTCTATAAATACGGATGATTGCTGCTCGGTTCGCCGGTCGTCCTTCTCAATCTTCTCCTGTCTTGTCCTCTGCTCCACTCTTCTGCTCGGAGTCAGTATCATCTTTAAAACCCCCCCGCGCATATTTGCCTCCCTCCCCGCTGCGTCTTCTTCACCCAACTATACCCACACTGCCAACATGTCCTACCAACAAGAGCGCTACATTGCCGAACTCGCTGTTCAGCGAGCAACACTTCTGACACAGAAAGTTTTCCACGAGAAGGCCAAGGGCACAGTTTCAAAGGACGACAAATCGCCCGTCACCATCGGCGACTTCGGCGCTCAAGCTCTAATCATCCAGGCCCTCCGCAAGAATTTCCCCAACGATGAGATTGTCGCCGAAGAGGAGGCTAACTCTCTTCGGGAGGACAAGGCGCTGAGCGCAGAGATCTGGAGACTGGTCAAGGACATCAGATTGGGAGATAACGAGAGCAATGAGCTCCTGGGTGGTCTCTTGCCAAGTGAAGATGCGATGCTGGACATCATCGACCAAGGCAAGAGTGCAGGCGGTCCCAAGGGTCGTATCTGGGCTCTGGATCCCATCGATGGCACCAAGGGATTTCTCCGGGGCGGCCAGTATGCTGTCTGTCTCGGCTTGATCGAGGACGGAGATGTGAAGGTCGGCGCCATTGGTTGCCCCAACTTACCCGTGGACGATTCGGTTGCCATGACCGCCAGTATCGGCGTTGACCAGACTGATGGTGCCGGCATGGGAGTACTTTTCTCGGCCATCAAGGGCCAGGGATCCATTAGCCGACCCCTCTCGAATGGTGCTCTTGCCGAGAGCAAGCCCATCTCGATGCGTCCCGTTCCGGATATAAAACAGGCTGTCTTCTGTGAAGGAGTTGAGGCTGCCCACTCTGCTCAAGGCGACAACGCTGCCGTCGCTCAGCTCCTGGGTATCACCTCCCCCAGCGTGCGACTCGACTCGCAGGCCAAGTACTGCTCAATTGCTAGAGGCGCAGGCGATATCTACCTACGGCTACCTGTCAGAAAGGACTAccaggagaagatctggGATCATGCGGCTGGCGATCTCATTGTCCGCGAGGCTGGTGGACAAGTGACCGATATCTATGGCCAGCGCTTGGATTTCAGCAAGGGACGCACTTTGGCTGCCAACAAGGGAGTCGTCGCCGCTCCAGAGGCCATCCAGGACCAGGTTATTAGTGCCGTCAAGACGGTCCTGAAGCTATGA
- a CDS encoding LSB5 family protein has translation MFHSAVSALLSLIRAFAGSLIVQRKSSESKPYSAVTVQIEVLTSEQYEIEDSSGIVDLIEAIRIQSSGPTEASRALRKKLKYGNLHRQLRALTILDFLIQNAGDRFLREFADEPLLERLRIAATDPVSDPLVKQKCKQLFGQWAVSYKDTPGMEGVTALYRQLPKRKQPATQAKAKVLRDTGDSTNEPQLGHTVSISVGNGPTTVLSSPKHKHTSSKSSFKRDKKEKEKKIHNRSFSLEREKPEMLQTLASSSVASTNLLNALKRVNRETHRVSEDAECLNRFETCKLLRRQILRYIQHVESEEYLGSLIHANEELVTALMAFEVLDKSIDYDSDSDQDVLESGWTPDRDDINESFAGLVINPPKPPRPPRPLSISVPSSSQQKYVSASESETDEDDDDENNPFGDRNAIRTPGLEKAEPTWYVLFADLPGAHSSG, from the exons ATGTTCCACTCAGCAGTAAGTGCGCTTCTGTCATTGATTAGAGCTTTTGCAGGCAGCTTGATCGTTCAACGCAAGTCCTCAGAATCT AAACCATACTCGGCTGTGACCGTTCAGATTGAGGTGCTCACCAGCGAGCAATACGAAATTGAAGATTCAAGTGGAATTGTCGATCTCATCGAAGCGATTCGCATTCAGAGCAGCGGCCCGACTGAAGCAAGTCGTGCGTTGCGCAAGAAACT TAAATATGGCAATCTGCACCGCCAGCTGAGAGCTCTTACCATTCTTGATTTTTTGATACAGAATGCTGGAGATCGATTCCTGAGAGAGTTTGCAGATGAACCGCTCTTAGAGCGCCTACGAATCGCAGCAACCGATCCTGTATCTGATCCCTTGGTGAAACAGAAGTGCAAGCAACTTTTCGGGCAATGGGCAGTATCCTACAAGGACACACCGGGGATGGAAGGGGTGACAGCGCTTTACCGTCAGCTTCCAAAGCGCAAACAGCCCGCCACTCAGGCCAAAGCGAAGGTTCTCCGGGATACTGGTGATTCGACTAATGAGCCGCAACTGGGCCATACAGTCTCCATTTCGGTAGGGAACGGGCCGACTACTGTCTTGAGCAGTCCCAAGCACAAACATACATCGAGCAAATCTTCTTTCAAGagagacaagaaagaaaaggagaagaaaatacACAATAGGTCGTTCAGTttggagagggagaagccgGAGATGCTGCAGACtctcgcctcttcctcggtcgCCAGCACCAACCTTCTGAATGCGCTGAAGCGGGTAAACCGCGAAACTCACCGGGTGAGTGAAGATGCAGAGTGTCTCAACCGGTTTGAGACCTGCAAGCTCCTTAGGCGGCAAATTCTCCGGTACATTCAGCATGTGGAGAGTGAGGAGTATCTGGGAAGTCTTATCCACGCCAATGAGGAGTTGGTTACTGCACTTATGGCGTTCGAAGTCCTGGACAAGAGTATAGACTATGACAGCGACAGTGACCAGGATGTGCTTGAAAGTGGCTGGACTCCTGATCGAGACGATATCAATGAATCGTTTGCCGGGCTGGTCATCAACCCTCCCAaacctcctcggcctcctcgaCCTTTGAGCATATCCGTACCATCATCCTCCCAGCAAAAGTACGTTAGCGCCAGTGAGTCGGAGAcggatgaggacgatgacgacgagaaCAACCCATTTGGCGACAGAAATGCTATCCGCACTCCTGGTCTTGAGAAGGCTGAACCTACATGGTATGTATTATTTGCAGATCTTCCTGGCGCGCATAGTTCCGGCTAA
- a CDS encoding MDR family MFS transporter: MRSDQCTVSEQTPLLREQTQPLGSNAHEHDDSAVDPGQEPQFKEIILILGCIWLGVFLAALDTTIVATLTAPISSSFNSFSLLSWLATSYLISNAAFQPLSGRLTDIYSRRAGLIFSNVFFAAGNLICGLAKSEGTIVLGRVVAGIGGGGLTAISTFVTSDLVPLRKRGVWQGIGNICYGAGSGLGGVFGGWINDTLGWRWAFLIQVPFVVVSCILVAVTVKIPAKETDTAKLKRVDFLGAITLVITLVLLLLGLNTGGNQVPWTHPIILTTLPLSAVFLFIFIHIEANIASEPVIPVRLLLDRTVSSACLTNWFSTMAIFGLLFYLPLYFQVEGLSATAAGVRLVPQALGTSLGSLASGFLMRATGRYKIFSNLSMILLVAAGALICTLNLATPAWIPFVYFFCLGTAYGGMLTITLVALISAVDHEHHAVITSASYAFRSTGSTIGITIASAVFQNILKSGLWSRFGDREHAREIISRIRDSLDEINKVPEDWKAGVLDAYMDSLRAVFLTLLGLSVLGALVSMAMREHKLHNNLARRGAE; encoded by the exons ATGCGCTCCGACCAGTGCACGGTCTCAGAGCAGACACCGCTCCTGAGGGAGCAGACTCAACCCCTAGGCAGTAACGCCCATGAACATGATGACAGCGCGGTCGATCCAGGGCAGGAGCCCCAGTTCAAGGAAATAATTCTGATCCTTGGGTGTATATGGTTAGGTGTCTTCCTGGCTGCATTAG ATACAACAATCGTTGCAACTCTCACTGCGCCCATTTCGTCATCGTTCAATTCCTTCTCTCTACTTTCCTGGCTAGCCACTTCATACCTGATCTCCAATGCAGCCTTTCAACCGCTGAGCGGTCGATTGACCGACATCTACTCGCGACGCGCTGGTCTAATTTTTTCGAACGTGTTCTTCGCTGCCGGGAACTTGATATGTGGTTTGGCCAAGAGCGAAGGTACCATTGTACTAGGCCGTGTTGTGGCAGGAATTGGAGGCGGTGGTCTGACGGCTATCTCGACATTTGTCACATCGGATCTGGTTCCTCTTCGCAAACGAGGTGTCTGGCAAGGCATTGGTAACATCTGTTATGGGGCGGGAAGTGGACTCGGCGGTGTTTTCGGAGGATGGATCAACGACACTCTGGGATGGAGATGGGCTTTCTTGATCCAGGTGCCCTTCGTTGTCGTATCATGCATCCTTGTTGCCGTGACGGTGAAGATACCAGCCAAGGAAACCGACACGGCCAAGTTAAAGCGGGTGGACTTCCTGGGAGCTATCACCCTGGTCATTACACTTGTCTTACTGCTACTCGGACTGAATACTGGGGGGAATCAGGTGCCATGGACTCATCCAATTATCCTCACGACATTGCCGCTTTCCGCTGtgtttctcttcatcttcattcatATTGAGGCAAACATTGCGTCCGAACCAGTCATCCCTGTGCGTCTGCTGCTCGACCGGACCGTATCCTCGGCCTGTCTTACCAACTGGTTCAGTACCATGGCGATCTTCGGACTCCTGTTCTACCTCCCCTTATACTTTCAGGTTGAGGGCCTATCGGCCACGGCCGCTGGCGTCAGGCTGGTACCTCAGGCACTTGGGACATCCCTTGGCTCTCTTGCTTCGGGGTTTCTCATGCGTGCCACCGGACGGTACAAGATATTTAGCAACCTTTCCATGattctcctcgtcgctgCAGGTGCCTTGATCTGCACACTGAACCTGGCAACACCTGCTTGGATCCCTTTCGTCTACTTCTTCTGCCTTGGCACGGCCTACGGCGGCATGCTCACTATCACGCTTGTGGCACTTATTTCTGCTGTAGACCACGAACACCATGCTGTCATTACATCCGCATCCTATGCATTCCGCAGCACAGGCAGTACGATCGGTATCACCATTGCATCTGCAGTTTTCCAAAATATCCTGAAGTCAGGGCTGTGGTCACGCTTCGGTGATCGTGAGCATGCCCGAGAGATCATCTCACGCATCAGGGACAGTTTGGACGAGATCAATAAGGTTCCTGAGGATTGGAAGGCGGGAGTTCTCGATGCATATATGGATTCTTTGCGGGCGGTTTTCCTGACTCTACTTGGACTCAGCGTCTTGGGGGCCTTGGTCAGCATGGCCATGCGGGAGCACAAGTTGCACAACAATCTGGCCCGAAGGGGTGCCGAATAG